One Tumebacillus sp. BK434 genomic window carries:
- a CDS encoding metallophosphoesterase, with protein sequence MKILSFSDLHVDYNSTELKRELTQEIAACIREHAPDRVIVAGDMAGGAERCIRYIEEIQDRSGVPLSYVPGNHSIWATRDNGDSWKQYHMLRDHESSLIDKPLHLNDEWVLVGDMGWYDYTHGLAQKTRAEIVKDKNMMWKDSVMARWGMEDEALTELMLDKLRAQFEQFRDKKIVFANHFIPYAEYVPVSQRPEHPMGKVWNAIRPFMGSTKLGDLLDEHDHVQYVIFGHKHWRHGMEVRGGKKIICNPLGYVKEWITDDFATEIRSAATVIEL encoded by the coding sequence TTGAAGATTTTATCGTTTTCTGATTTGCATGTCGATTACAACAGCACCGAACTGAAGCGCGAGTTGACGCAGGAGATCGCAGCTTGCATCCGAGAGCACGCTCCCGACCGGGTGATCGTGGCGGGCGATATGGCCGGCGGTGCGGAGCGCTGCATTCGATACATTGAGGAGATCCAGGACAGATCGGGCGTGCCCTTGTCCTACGTGCCGGGCAACCATTCGATCTGGGCGACACGCGACAACGGAGATTCGTGGAAGCAGTACCACATGTTGCGCGATCATGAGTCCTCCCTGATCGACAAACCGCTGCACTTGAACGACGAATGGGTGCTGGTCGGCGATATGGGCTGGTATGATTACACGCACGGACTGGCGCAAAAGACGCGGGCGGAGATCGTGAAAGATAAGAACATGATGTGGAAAGACAGCGTGATGGCGCGGTGGGGCATGGAAGACGAAGCGCTTACCGAGCTGATGCTGGACAAGCTGCGCGCCCAGTTCGAGCAGTTCCGGGACAAGAAGATCGTGTTTGCCAACCACTTTATCCCGTACGCGGAATACGTGCCGGTCTCACAGCGCCCGGAGCATCCCATGGGCAAAGTCTGGAACGCGATCCGCCCGTTCATGGGCTCGACGAAGCTCGGCGATCTGCTGGACGAGCACGACCATGTGCAATACGTCATCTTCGGCCACAAACACTGGCGCCACGGCATGGAAGTGCGGGGCGGCAAAAAGATCATCTGCAACCCGCTCGGCTATGTGAAAGAATGGATCACCGACGACTTCGCGACGGAGATTCGCAGCGCGGCGACGGTGATTGAGCTGTAG